In Desulfofundulus kuznetsovii DSM 6115, the following are encoded in one genomic region:
- a CDS encoding MFS transporter, translating into MATATAVESKEVNRYRWVILILMFSCFLFTFITRFSWPPLIPVVVPVLGMKMTQAGAFMSAFYFGYIITQIPAGVLADRFGVRTILALSLIIEGISTFAMGYMITFDMGFWLRFITGLGAGAVYAACARALMEWFPARERGTAFGIMLAAPSGGIVLSNYIVPALNKSVGWQGAFQAIGLATAAVGILIFILVRTSNEIKSSESMFGGFRVVFGSKDLIFTALAGFCLMWVELGTATWANAYIKKLGYTVQAAGLVMIFYGIGGVLAPLVSGYISDRIGQRKNILILSYALIIPLTIAFGYQTSITMLSTLGFIFGFCSYLANPHLTVLISEFAGKEWAATANGTANFIFQLAPMIGPVVLGWSIDFTGSFESVWWLMAAGPLLGILLLLPVRPENKRA; encoded by the coding sequence ATGGCAACAGCGACCGCTGTTGAAAGTAAGGAAGTAAATCGTTACCGGTGGGTAATCCTTATTCTTATGTTTAGCTGTTTCCTGTTCACATTTATTACCAGGTTTTCCTGGCCACCGCTTATTCCAGTGGTAGTGCCTGTATTGGGTATGAAGATGACCCAGGCTGGGGCGTTTATGAGCGCATTTTATTTTGGATATATCATAACCCAGATCCCGGCGGGAGTGCTGGCAGACCGTTTCGGGGTGCGCACGATCCTTGCGTTGAGCCTGATCATTGAAGGTATAAGCACTTTCGCTATGGGGTATATGATCACGTTTGACATGGGATTCTGGCTTAGATTTATTACCGGCCTTGGTGCAGGAGCCGTATATGCCGCCTGTGCGCGTGCATTGATGGAATGGTTCCCAGCCAGGGAACGCGGTACGGCCTTTGGAATTATGCTGGCTGCTCCCTCGGGTGGTATAGTTTTATCGAACTATATTGTGCCTGCACTTAATAAATCTGTTGGCTGGCAGGGAGCATTCCAGGCAATAGGACTGGCAACCGCTGCTGTAGGTATTTTAATATTTATTTTGGTTCGAACCTCCAATGAGATTAAAAGCAGTGAAAGCATGTTCGGTGGATTTAGGGTTGTTTTTGGGAGCAAAGACCTGATTTTTACTGCACTGGCAGGTTTCTGCCTGATGTGGGTGGAGTTGGGCACCGCTACCTGGGCAAACGCCTACATAAAGAAGTTGGGATATACTGTACAGGCAGCCGGTTTAGTAATGATCTTTTACGGAATAGGTGGTGTCCTGGCTCCTTTGGTGTCCGGATACATCTCTGACAGAATAGGTCAGCGAAAGAACATCCTTATACTCTCCTATGCCCTGATAATTCCCCTGACAATAGCTTTTGGCTACCAGACTTCAATTACGATGCTGAGCACCCTGGGTTTTATTTTCGGATTTTGTTCTTACCTGGCCAACCCGCATCTTACAGTGTTAATTTCAGAGTTTGCCGGCAAGGAATGGGCTGCCACAGCCAACGGAACAGCCAACTTCATTTTCCAGCTTGCTCCTATGATTGGTCCTGTGGTGCTCGGCTGGTCAATTGACTTTACAGGGAGTTTTGAATCAGTATGGTGGCTTATGGCTGCCGGCCCCCTGCTTGGTATATTGCTATTGCTCCCTGTGAGGCCGGAAAATAAACGGGCATAA
- a CDS encoding AbrB/MazE/SpoVT family DNA-binding domain-containing protein yields the protein MNLIRIRSKGQITLPLPVRRAVQADIGDYLVCEVRGDSVILRKAPVYPRASFDDAIWRLVGSAEDKEGREDVSVDKHKYLGDEL from the coding sequence ATGAACCTTATACGAATTCGCTCCAAAGGACAGATAACGCTTCCCCTTCCGGTCCGCAGGGCCGTGCAAGCCGACATCGGCGACTACCTCGTGTGCGAGGTCCGGGGGGACAGCGTGATCCTGCGCAAGGCGCCCGTCTACCCCCGCGCCAGCTTTGACGACGCCATCTGGCGGCTGGTGGGTTCCGCGGAGGATAAGGAAGGAAGAGAAGATGTGTCCGTCGATAAGCACAAATACCTGGGGGATGAGCTGTGA
- a CDS encoding type II toxin-antitoxin system VapC family toxin: MRVLVDSSAIAALILRNDQRHPEAVRALRYFTEKGAELVLTNFIVAETYNLLAARAYPAKAREWLLANTWPVERVSEEDEKEARRILEKYADKDFSYTDATSFALMTRLSFDLAFTYDRHFTQYGLRTQEDLLARGEI; this comes from the coding sequence GTGAGGGTGCTGGTAGATTCCAGCGCGATAGCAGCCCTGATCCTGCGGAACGACCAGCGGCATCCTGAAGCGGTCCGGGCTCTCCGCTATTTCACCGAGAAGGGGGCCGAACTGGTCCTCACAAACTTCATCGTCGCCGAGACGTACAACCTCCTTGCGGCCAGGGCATACCCGGCAAAAGCCAGAGAATGGCTGCTGGCAAACACCTGGCCCGTGGAGAGGGTTTCGGAAGAAGACGAAAAAGAGGCCCGTCGTATCTTAGAAAAATACGCCGACAAGGATTTTTCCTATACCGACGCCACCAGCTTCGCCCTCATGACCCGCCTCTCCTTCGACCTGGCTTTCACCTACGACCGGCACTTCACCCAGTACGGGCTGCGCACCCAGGAAGACCTGCTGGCCCGAGGAGAAATTTAA
- a CDS encoding carbon-nitrogen hydrolase family protein — protein MSCLKLAIIQFPRDRTNLDQNIAQMHKFLDEITADVDVVLLPEDWLGATVIDWDDYQEIIIKLFYGAILSRGKSGGYIPGGTPVTGGPSPNPILISGAQYVRAEGGIYSRGMILGGELSAPVFFEKQFPSQAIGERSYVKPGSLLPVIQHRGTSLGVAVCVDIMYPEIVRSLALRGALLILNPANIPAARMPLWQSVGITRACENTVFVVAANNTATSYPDGREVQGESFLAYPDGYTLLSCGREPGVYYFDLDLSLVSKVRQRWPYLEDVRSNRESICRKYYSE, from the coding sequence ATGTCCTGTTTAAAACTGGCCATTATTCAATTCCCCAGGGATAGAACAAATCTTGATCAGAACATCGCTCAAATGCACAAATTTCTGGATGAAATTACCGCGGACGTAGATGTGGTTTTGCTGCCGGAGGACTGGCTGGGAGCAACAGTGATTGACTGGGATGATTACCAGGAGATCATTATTAAGTTATTCTACGGAGCCATCCTCTCCCGGGGCAAGTCCGGAGGGTATATCCCGGGGGGTACCCCTGTCACCGGCGGCCCGTCTCCCAACCCCATCCTTATTTCCGGGGCCCAGTATGTCCGGGCGGAAGGAGGCATTTATTCCCGGGGCATGATCCTGGGCGGCGAACTATCCGCCCCCGTTTTCTTTGAAAAACAGTTCCCCTCCCAGGCCATTGGCGAAAGGAGTTATGTAAAGCCCGGCAGTTTATTGCCCGTGATCCAGCACCGGGGCACATCTCTCGGTGTGGCGGTGTGTGTGGATATCATGTACCCGGAAATAGTGCGCAGCCTGGCCTTAAGGGGGGCATTGTTAATCTTGAACCCGGCCAATATCCCGGCTGCCCGGATGCCCCTCTGGCAAAGCGTTGGCATCACCCGGGCCTGTGAGAACACTGTTTTTGTGGTTGCAGCCAACAATACCGCGACCAGCTACCCCGACGGCCGGGAAGTGCAGGGGGAAAGTTTTTTGGCCTATCCCGACGGGTATACCCTGTTATCCTGTGGCCGGGAACCGGGGGTATATTACTTCGACCTGGATCTGTCCCTGGTGAGCAAGGTCCGCCAGAGATGGCCCTACCTGGAGGACGTGCGGTCAAACAGGGAGAGTATTTGCCGGAAGTATTACAGTGAATAG
- a CDS encoding 4Fe-4S dicluster domain-containing protein produces MGHLVNAKEEVYRALAERLNRNPVGAPVNEYLMEILHRLYTVTEAEVGASFPLLPVPIEKIAEATGMKKSELKETLEKMADKGLVLDLPRRDGTYYMLAPMIVGFFEYTFMRVRDGVNMKELAELFEKYFQSDGVREEIFGGDTKMFQALVYESLIPAVVETEVLSYERASEIIRQSGGGALGMCSCRHKAAHLGTACDAPVDDVCVSLGNAGRWLVHRGMAKPASVDDLLRVLDRTEKLGLVHLGDNVLNKPAYICHCCGCCCGVLRAINESGIRAVHPSNFLPKVEEDNCVGCGTCTESCHINAISLAEKKGARIAVVDEGLCIGCGVCASACPTGALGMSRRSKLHVPPADKREQFARIAREKGRF; encoded by the coding sequence GTGGGTCACCTGGTTAACGCGAAGGAGGAAGTTTACCGGGCTCTGGCTGAGCGCCTGAACAGAAATCCGGTGGGTGCGCCGGTTAACGAGTATTTGATGGAAATATTGCATCGTCTTTATACAGTGACCGAGGCGGAGGTGGGCGCCAGTTTTCCGCTCCTGCCCGTGCCCATAGAAAAAATTGCCGAAGCTACCGGAATGAAGAAGAGCGAGTTGAAAGAAACGCTGGAAAAAATGGCCGACAAGGGGCTGGTGCTGGATTTGCCCCGCCGGGACGGCACCTATTACATGCTGGCACCGATGATAGTGGGTTTTTTTGAGTACACTTTCATGCGGGTCAGGGACGGCGTGAACATGAAGGAACTGGCGGAGTTGTTTGAAAAGTATTTTCAAAGCGACGGGGTGCGGGAGGAGATATTCGGCGGCGACACCAAGATGTTTCAAGCCCTGGTGTACGAAAGTCTGATTCCGGCTGTGGTGGAGACCGAGGTATTGAGTTACGAAAGGGCCTCGGAGATTATCCGCCAGTCCGGGGGCGGCGCGCTGGGCATGTGCTCGTGTCGCCACAAGGCCGCCCACCTGGGCACGGCCTGCGACGCACCGGTGGATGACGTTTGCGTGTCGCTGGGCAACGCGGGCCGCTGGCTGGTGCACAGGGGCATGGCGAAACCGGCCAGTGTCGACGACCTGCTGCGGGTACTGGACCGGACGGAAAAACTGGGACTGGTTCACCTGGGCGACAACGTGCTGAACAAACCTGCCTACATTTGTCACTGTTGCGGGTGTTGCTGCGGAGTGTTGCGCGCCATCAACGAGTCGGGAATCAGGGCCGTTCACCCCAGTAATTTCCTGCCAAAGGTGGAGGAAGACAATTGCGTTGGCTGCGGTACCTGCACCGAAAGCTGCCACATTAACGCTATATCGCTTGCAGAAAAAAAAGGAGCGAGAATTGCGGTGGTGGACGAAGGCCTGTGTATAGGCTGCGGCGTGTGCGCATCCGCCTGCCCCACCGGCGCACTGGGCATGTCCCGCAGGTCAAAATTGCACGTACCGCCAGCCGACAAACGGGAGCAGTTCGCCCGCATCGCCAGGGAAAAAGGACGGTTTTAA